In Erigeron canadensis isolate Cc75 chromosome 1, C_canadensis_v1, whole genome shotgun sequence, a single window of DNA contains:
- the LOC122585402 gene encoding phosphoenolpyruvate carboxylase kinase 2-like — MCDNLNKDYKICEELGRGRFGIVYQCVSNTTGATFACKSIDKRLLSDPTDLECVEKEPKILQSLKRNLHTVQIYNIYEDDDYLHMIIDLCDSPDLFDRISSHNGPFSEPEACGVLSPLLLSIFNCHLSGIAHRDIKPDNILFDARGNLKLADFGSAEWFGADVAGMMTGIVGTPYYVAPEVLSGREYNEKVDIWSAGVVLYVMLAGVPPFYGETPTDTFQAVLRGNLRFPSRYFRSVSSEAKDLLRKMLCKDVSRRFSAEQVLRHPWILSKGETRSMADLT; from the exons ATGTGCGACAACTTAAACAAAGACTACAAAATCTGCGAAGAACTCGGCCGTGGTCGGTTCGGCATCGTCTACCAGTGTGTCTCCAACACCACCGGTGCCACTTTCGCATGTAAATCCATCGACAAACGACTCTTATCCGACCCAACTGATCTCGAATGTGTCGAGAAAGAACCAAAAATATTACAATCACTTAAACGTAACCTCCACACGGTTCAAATATACAATATCTACGAAGATGATGATTATCTACACATGATCATTGACCTTTGCGACTCCCCTGACCTTTTCGACCGAATATCAAGCCACAACGGGCCGTTTTCAGAGCCCGAAGCTTGTGGGGTGTTGTCACCTTTGTTATTATCCATTTTTAATTGTCATTTATCTGGTATCGCGCATAGAGATATCAAGCCGGACAACATTTTATTTGATGCTAGAGGAAATTTAAAGTTAGCTGATTTTGGGTCAGCTGAATGGTTTGGCGCTGATGTGGCAGGGATGATGACTGGGATCGTGGGTACACCGTACTATGTTGCACCCGAAGTTTTGTCTGGTAGGGAGTATAATGAGAAAGTTGATATTTGGAGTGCGGGTGTTGTTTTATATGTTATGTTAGCTGGGGTTCCTCCGTTTTATGGAGAAACCCCAACTGACACATTTCAAGCTGTTTTAAGAGGGAATTTACGGTTTCCTAGTAGATATTTTCGATCTGTTTCGTCTGAAGCTAAAGATTTGTTGAGGAAGATGTTGTGTAAGGATGTTTCTAGACGATTTTCTGCTGAACAAGTTTTAA GACATCCATGGATCCTAAGTAAAGGGGAAACTCGATCAATGGCGGATTTaacttga